The Acidimicrobiia bacterium genome window below encodes:
- a CDS encoding amidohydrolase family protein: MTRKTLIRGGTVLTLGARTPNFVEADVLIENDRVIEVAPGIRARDAEIVDASETIVMPGFIDTHRHVWKSLFRNFGVVSGGESNSSAQYGPHYEADDAYAATLIGLFGAVEAGITTVVDWSDIQIDEAYTEAVLQAHADAGLRTVFVHASPPWSDNHDDDARAIRRLVESRAATPESLTTYAIGPRESDPSTLERDEVDWALARELGIRIYVHAGRLKSAAGVVASMSGKGMLGEDVTLIHCSNLDDQDLAAIVSSGARVSLTPAAEMAGGLGSPPIQRLIDHAIRPGLGVDNEQLVPGDIFAQMRALISVQHATLFDLKLAGKAGIPNLMSTREVIRHATIDGARVSGLGDVTGSLEPGKQADVVVLRTDRPNIYPINDPIGAVVWGMDTSNIDWVFVAGQALVRNGALEGDMYRARDLAISARDRVASAAGLDVGVSQDAPQ; encoded by the coding sequence GTGACCAGGAAGACTCTTATTCGGGGTGGAACCGTTCTCACCCTCGGCGCACGAACACCCAACTTTGTCGAAGCAGACGTGCTCATCGAGAACGACAGAGTGATCGAGGTCGCTCCGGGAATCCGGGCCAGAGACGCCGAGATCGTCGATGCTTCGGAAACAATCGTCATGCCCGGATTTATCGATACGCACCGTCACGTCTGGAAGTCGCTGTTCCGCAACTTCGGTGTCGTGAGCGGCGGAGAGTCGAACTCGTCAGCTCAGTATGGGCCGCACTACGAGGCCGACGACGCCTACGCCGCCACCCTGATTGGTTTGTTTGGCGCGGTCGAGGCAGGAATCACCACTGTCGTCGACTGGTCTGACATTCAGATCGATGAGGCCTACACCGAGGCGGTGCTCCAAGCCCACGCCGACGCCGGCCTCCGGACCGTCTTCGTTCATGCGTCACCCCCATGGTCGGATAATCACGATGACGACGCCCGGGCGATTCGACGCCTGGTTGAATCTCGGGCGGCTACTCCTGAATCACTGACAACGTATGCGATCGGACCGCGCGAATCGGACCCGTCCACTCTTGAGCGGGACGAGGTCGACTGGGCATTGGCCAGAGAGCTAGGAATACGCATTTATGTGCACGCCGGAAGGTTGAAGTCAGCCGCCGGTGTTGTCGCATCGATGTCAGGGAAGGGAATGCTCGGAGAAGACGTCACGCTGATCCACTGTTCCAACCTCGATGACCAAGACCTGGCAGCAATCGTCTCATCGGGCGCCCGAGTGTCGCTTACTCCCGCGGCGGAAATGGCCGGGGGCCTCGGATCTCCGCCGATCCAGCGACTGATCGACCACGCCATCCGTCCGGGCTTGGGAGTCGACAACGAGCAGCTTGTCCCCGGAGACATATTCGCCCAGATGCGGGCGCTCATTTCGGTTCAGCATGCAACTCTCTTCGATCTCAAACTGGCCGGCAAAGCCGGCATTCCCAACCTCATGAGTACGCGCGAGGTCATCCGGCACGCCACGATCGACGGCGCCCGAGTTTCGGGCCTCGGAGATGTGACAGGTTCGCTCGAACCGGGCAAGCAGGCCGATGTTGTGGTACTCCGAACCGACCGCCCCAACATCTACCCCATAAACGACCCGATCGGAGCAGTGGTATGGGGCATGGATACCTCCAATATCGATTGGGTGTTTGTCGCCGGCCAGGCCCTGGTTCGTAACGGGGCCCTCGAAGGGGATATGTATCGGGCTCGGGATCTCGCGATATCAGCCAGGGATCGGGTGGCGTCGGCCGCAGGCCTCGACGTCGGGGTAAGCCAGGACGCTCCACAATGA